The Mastomys coucha isolate ucsf_1 unplaced genomic scaffold, UCSF_Mcou_1 pScaffold20, whole genome shotgun sequence nucleotide sequence CCTAGAATCCCATGACCAGTACCTGCCTCCTGGACTCCTTACCCAGCTACAACTCCTATGGAAGTACCCAGGGGAAGCCATGCCCCTGCACTGGGGTCTCCCTAAGGCCGACCCCTGCCACTAGTGCAGCAGCTTCTCTTTGGGAAGTCCATCCTCTCATTCATGGCCACAGGCTGGAGTTTCCTGAGTACTCAGCAGAATCCCCCCCAGGCCTCCAGAAGCTTGATTACCCATGGCCTTGCTCCTGAAACTGAAGCATCTCAGTAGCCAGCCAGCCATTCTGGCCAGGACACCACCAGGATGCTGTCCTGagccagcagcaccagcagctaGCACAAGGCTTCAGTGATGCTAGGTCAGAGCTCCACCCGCCCATCCACCAGTAAAACAGGCAAGCTGCTACAGCAATAGACAccagcaggagctggagagagcctCCTCTTCTCTCACACCATTGACCTTTCCTGATCCCTTGTACCTTCGTTGCACCAAGCAATGAATAAACTCCAGTGGccatccttaaaaacaaaacaaaacaaaagacctttaaaatatacatgaGATTAAACCTGTTCATTGCCATGCCAAGCAAGGAAGTCCTCATTTGTTAACCTTCTTACATTGAAGTCATGAtaagctagggctggagagatggctcagtgtttaagagtacttgttcttatagatgacccaggtttgattctagtgcccacaaggcagctcacaactgtctgtaactctagccccaAGGGCTCCAATGCTCCCTTCTGACCTCGGCAGGCAGCAGACACACATGTCCTATTCAAActgtgtaggcaaaacacccatacacagaaaataagatctttttaaaaaatcatgataaactttacttttttaattaaattttttgttttattattttctgtgtataagcgcacgtatgtctgtgcaccatatgcatacttagtgacagaggaggccagcagagggcatcagatcccctggaattggcattacagatgtttgtaagcaACCACCTCCATGCTGAGGGTCAACCTAGATCCCCAcgagagcagtacatgctcttaacctctgaaccagctctccagcccagaattTTGAAtggttttacttaattttaatatagttttcTCAATAATAAACATTATTTATAGGGGCTACCAAGATGGCtcgctcagtgattaagagcaggTACCGCTCTTACATAGGaaatgagttcagatcccaacattTGCTTTAGAAAGTCCCCAGAAGCACGTGACTCACCCTgtaggggatccagcaccctcctctggtctccataggtaACTGCTCTCACATGCAcaaacctatacacacacatacacacataatttaaaacataatttttagaaatatcCATATTTATATGGATTATAGAATTTACTGTTAAACtatttaaacattattattattattatcattattaagaattaataaaagcTTGTCTACCTAATCTCACATTCATGgtattaaaattatgaaaaaaatatgaggaCTCAGAGGATGATGAGACAGGATTATACTTTCTTGGCCTGGTAGGCTTTGCTTCCTTGTTTATAAAGTTCTCTTTGTCAATAGGCAACCATAGTTGTTTTTccataaagaaaactaaaaggaaGACATTGTTTCCTCTCTCTTGTTGAAGGTGGTTGGAGGCAAAGTGAAGAAGCCTGGTAAACGAGGGCGGAAGCCAGCCAAAATTGACTTGAAAGCGAAACTTGAGCGAAGTCGGCAGAGTGCAAGAGAATGCCGGGCCAGGAAAAAGCTGAGGTACCAGTACTTGGAGGAGTTGGTATCCAGTCGGGAAAGAGCTATATGTGCACTCCGAGAGGAACTGGAAATGGTAAAGTCTTTCACCAACAATAAAACGTGCATCCTAACTTGGCAGATCATGATGGGTAGGGCAAAGCAGGAGCTGCACCATTCCATAGCCATCAGTTGGCACACATTGGAAAGAATGGGAATCTTTTTTACCATATtgtaggctttttgtttgtttttggtttttgagtcagggtttctctgtgtagccctggctttcctagaaatcactttgtagaccaggctggccttgaactcacagaggtcctcctgcctaaGCATATgcctaggattaaaggggtgcaccaccaccaccagatgggtccaaaaacaaattttaatacaGTGCTGGTGGCAACATTACAGAAGTTTTATGATAGAAAAAAAtggtgactggagagatgactcagcgatTAAGAActttggctgctctttcagaggttctgagttcaattcccagcacccacatggtggctcataaccatctgtgataggatccgatgccctctggtgtacaggtgcacatgcaaacaaagcactcataaacaaataaaccttaaaaaaaaaaaagagctatagTTCTCCCCAaattgaacaaataaacaaaacaaaacaacccccccccccaaggatcccatttttaaaaagaaaaggaaaaagaaagatgtacAGAGGGCAGACAGGGTGGCTCAGCAGCTCAAGCTGCTTGCCAGCAAGACTGATGACCTTTCAGTCCCTAAACCCACCCTTGGCTGGAGAGAACCAGTGCCTGCAGGTTTTCCTCTGACCCCTACATACAGAGAGAGTATGGGGAGGTGACGCAGCAGCTGGAGTCTTCTCTGGCATGcacgagggcctgagtttgatgccagcatGAGCAGGTGATGACACCTCCCAtgaccagcactcaggagatggaggcaggaagaatagaaagaagttcagggtcatcttagCTGcacagtgagttggaggccaatctaggatatatgagaccctgtcttaacccacccctccccacaaataaacaaaaagatgcaATAGCAGATTTAGATATAAGTCATGCTGTATTCACATATGAGACTACAGGTGACCAGGGTGGGAGAATCACAATGCAGCCAAGTTTGGGGAAGTGCTTAGAAAGCTGAGTAAGGTCACTAGTACCTGGATTGCCTAGGGCCTGTTCCTCAAAATCACAGTGTACATCCATATTTACTGATTTGGAAAGATGCTCACAATGTATTGCTAAGTGAAAAAAGTTGCATAACAGACAATTCTGAATGGGAGGCTGCCATTTATGTTTCCAGAGTTTACTCTGaatgcttcttctctctctctctctctctctctctcttttttttttttttttttttttttttttttttttttttttttttggtttttcgagacagggtttctctgtgtagccctggctgtccatgctggcctcaaactcagaaatccgcctgcctctgcctcccaagtgctgggattaaaggcgtgtgccaccactgcctgactttcCTCTGCATGTTTCATTCAGAGTTCATAGGGATTGTAAAATGTGAGAATAGATAAAACAATTAAAACTTTTTCACTGTGCACTCAGGGATGAGGTGACAGGTGGGGAGAGAGTCGGTACTACCATGACTGTTGCAAAGCTGGTACTTCAGAAAGTAATAAAGCTGGCcattgtggtgcatgcctggCATCCCTGCACtcgggagatggaggcagaaggatcaagagttcaaggccatcttctggACTCTATGAGACtatgtctaaaaaaacaaaaaccctgcaaGGCTTAGGAGATGACTGAGTAGAGTACCCTGAGACTAGACCTCAGGACCCACATAGCTGGATATACcatagtgcacat carries:
- the Crebl2 gene encoding cAMP-responsive element-binding protein-like 2 is translated as MDDSKVVGGKVKKPGKRGRKPAKIDLKAKLERSRQSARECRARKKLRYQYLEELVSSRERAICALREELEMYKQWCMAMDQGKIPSEIRALLTGEEQSKSQQNASRHPKAGKTDANTNSLVGN